CTGGCTTTCCTAATTgtttcctcctttgtctcttctgGCTTAGAGATGGTAAACTGTTTGAGTGTCACTGAGCCCCAGGTTATTCAACTTTTCCTGTGGTCCTCCTACTCCCATATCTTTGTAAATAGCCTCTATGCAAATAAATCCTCCTCAAATTATAATGTTTGGGGTGGACCATCTATTTCGTTTTGGGAAATCAGTACCATCCAAATGCCTTAAGAGTTATTTGCATGTGTACTCGGGTGCTAGGCAGTGAAGGAAGTCAGTTGGAAGAAACATAAAGGCCAAGATCCTCATTaagaagagttttaaaatttggagCTTATAGTTTGACACTCTTCTAAGAAAAGTCTTTAAGAGATTAGACAATATGATTTTGGATGGGAAGTGTATTCCACCTAAAGGGGAAAACTTGAGCAAAATAGTGGCAGGCAAGTATTGGCCATACTCAAGAAATAGCAGTAAATCAATGAGgatgagagaggaaaaggaggttaGAGTTGTGTTGGGAGATAAGGTTTGTTGGGTccagatttttttggattttgaaTTCCAGATTAAAGGGCCTGACTTTATTGTACATTCATTACAGAGTCCTACAGATTCTATGGTCCAGAAGGGTAATTTTTTTGTGATAtggatgaggaggaagaggacaaAAGATTATTTAGGAATCAAGAGAGATATTCTAAAGGTGAAAGGGACAGAATTTGATGTCTTAGTACATGGGAAGAGTGATGgacaggaagaaaacataaatcatCCAATATTTTCAAGTTCAAGTGCTTGGAAATGTTAATGCCATATaagcaaagaaacagaatttaTAGGAGACTAGGGTTTAGGggcaaagagaatgaaaaaagggCTGGGGTAGCATTATGTCATTTGTTTCCCCTTTCACATTTTCTGCCATAATATACTTTTGAAGAGGTTGACACATTCTCATCCTATTTACCCTTTGATAAGGCATTTTTTTATACCACAAAGTAATCAGAGGTAGTAGAAGTAATGTATCCatttatttctaaacaaataatgtaaaacaatttgaaccaatttaaaaagataaaaaagattatGAATCCAAAGAGGTCAGAAATTTCTCataaatagaattaaattctGTTCAGTTTAAATAATTAACAGTTTATTAAACATTTGCCACATGCAGCAATAGCTGAAAAGAGTGGTGGCCATGGTGGTGTAGGTAGTCCCTGAGCCCATAGTTACTTATTTTCATTCACAGCCCCCAGACCTGCTGTTATTCTCTTCAGAGCAGACTTCACTTCTTGGTTCCTCAGTGTATAGATGAGGGGGTTCAGTAATGGCGTGACAACAGTGTAAAACACAGCCACTGCTCCATCCAGGGGGCTCTTGGAGCCTGGTCTGAGGTAGATGAAAATACAGGGGACATAGTAGACTGTGACCACAGTTAAGTGGGAACCACAGGTGGAGAATGCCCGGCGCCGCCCATCAGCTGTGCGTATCTTTAAGATGGCATGGACTATGTTGGCATAGGAGAGCAGAATTAACATGAAGCAACTGGCAGCCACTACCCCAATGTCCACAAAGGTCACCAGCTCATTGACAGTCGTGTCAGCACAGGCCAGTCTCAATACAGCAGGGATGTCACAAATAAAGTAATCCACCTGGTTGGGCCCACAGTAGGGCAGGCGGAAGGTCAGGGTGGCTTGGATAGACCCATGGATGGAGCCGGCCACCCAAACTCCAGCCACAAGaatggtgcatagcttcccactCATGAGCACCGGGTAGCGCAGGGGCTGGCATATTGCCAGGTACCTGTCATAGGCCATCAAGGTGTAGAGGAAGCACTGGGTGCTGCCCAGGAAGTGAAAGAAATACAACTGAGCCACACAGCCACCAAATGGGATTGCCTTAGTAGCAGGAGTAAAATCCAATATTAGTCGAGGAACGATGACTGAGGAGAGCCACATGTCCAAGAATGAGAGCACGCCCAGAAGAATGTACATGGGGCGAGCATGCAGCTTTGGGTCAGCCCACACAGTGAACAGAATGAGCAGGTTCCCCAGCTGAGTAAGGATGTAAATGATGAAGAAGACCAGGAAGAGGAGGGTCCTCAGATTTGGGGGGTGAGATAAGCCCAGGAGAATGAAATCTGTCACCACAGTGTCCAGGGATGTGTTTTTGGTCTTTCCCATGTCTCTCTGTAGTCTGCTAAGATGAATGGTGAAGCCAGACAAGGGAAATACAACACAGGGAGGTGGTGAAAGAATGCTTTTTCTGATGATTAATACCTAAGAGTTATGAGAATAACTCATAACATGATTT
The nucleotide sequence above comes from Rhinolophus ferrumequinum isolate MPI-CBG mRhiFer1 chromosome 6, mRhiFer1_v1.p, whole genome shotgun sequence. Encoded proteins:
- the LOC117023609 gene encoding olfactory receptor 10G2, translating into MGKTKNTSLDTVVTDFILLGLSHPPNLRTLLFLVFFIIYILTQLGNLLILFTVWADPKLHARPMYILLGVLSFLDMWLSSVIVPRLILDFTPATKAIPFGGCVAQLYFFHFLGSTQCFLYTLMAYDRYLAICQPLRYPVLMSGKLCTILVAGVWVAGSIHGSIQATLTFRLPYCGPNQVDYFICDIPAVLRLACADTTVNELVTFVDIGVVAASCFMLILLSYANIVHAILKIRTADGRRRAFSTCGSHLTVVTVYYVPCIFIYLRPGSKSPLDGAVAVFYTVVTPLLNPLIYTLRNQEVKSALKRITAGLGAVNENK